TatgtttgtgtatatatataggaGTCGCTTTCTTCTGGCCTAGCATTTTAAAAGACAGGAAATGACTTAGTAGTTGGCTTGGTTAAGTTTTGTTCTGCTCTCGGTAGCATTGTTCACCTTGTCACAATCTCATTTACGCGTATTAGAATTTCTTTCTAGTGGCATGTACAAATAAAacttctaattattttttttgtcatggtAGTTGCTCTCAAGTCTGACGTATTTTTTTAACTGTATTAatgatgaaaatgataaaagataaagcaATTGGacaatgaaatgaaaatgaagtgtACAAGTTATCATATAGCATAAATTGAAGCAATAATGTGAGAGAACAATAATTTTAGAACCATTAGTGGCTATGGTTGTGAGCTATAACAaatgtatattttgtttatgtcGTAAAGAATAATTGGTTATTGAGTTTAATGTGAAAATAAcagattaaaatttataaggaTCCAGCTCCACATGAGTTGTATCAAATAGGTCTTTGTCTCATATGAGACGGCGagctaaataaataataataaaaacgcTAATAAAATTAGCTTAAAAGGGTAAGGATCCAGATTGACACACGTAGTATCACAGTACACTCGTTGCGATTGAATATAGGCTTTTTCTCAGAAGTAGAAAGGAGCTAATACATTTTCACTTTTCTAATTCtagaaatatcaaataattttagttattaatgaataaaaataaatttatacgtGAATATGTTTTATCACACTATTAATAACTATTTTGCTTTGATCTATAAGCCGAATGAACACTTGCATATATGTTTCAGGCATGTATTACAATCAAAAACTTGTTTCTGCCTCTGCAATTCGATGTGCTGTACTAGAACTCGCTCCCTTGTTCTGCTGTAGAACATGCAGACACATTGACAATAGTCTCAGCAATTTGTGGTGCAAACGTGTATCGTTCACATTTCACAGATCATAACCAGATAGATCGAAATGAacagttgaaaataaaaaaatatacaacaaaCAGGATAAGAGGAATCACATCACAACAGTTACAGTCTGTCCCTAAACACCAATTGTCTTGTTAAGTAGCCAAAGGCAAAGAGCCAATTGAATGCCAAAAATGGAGTGGAGCCAGGATCTGTCAAGCATGAACCCAAACACCGTGATTCCTGCTCTATTGTTCTCCAAATATGTCACTGCATCAAAAGCTAGATAACTCAGGACAAAACACAGTTGGGCTAATACTTTGGACAAGAAAATTACCACAAAGAAATTCCCCACTTACCTAGAGCCTGCCTCTTGTGGAATGAGATTGTTTGGGTGTAAATTGGCAGCAATTTTGTGTTATCCAACTCGTCCTCCTCATCTCCCACCTCATCATCCGATGATCCCCAACTAATATTGGCAGCAGTAGCTTGGGCTGAAATTGCTTGCGCAGTTGTTGGTGTCTCTCCCTCAATGTTGTCAAATGAATTTATGGTAGCACATATATGCCACTTAGCTGCAAGGCCTGTAACGGAGTGTGCTTTATGTGTGATCTTGGTTGCACCTCGCAAGAGTAAGAAAAGTCCACTCACCAGGGTGATCGACACTAACTGCAACATTAAACACAACCTATTACATTCTATTTGCACTATTTAGTGCTTGAACCATGCCAAACATTTTGCACAAAAGCATAGTAGAATTCTCAATTAATGACCCTTacgaagaaaattaaaaacatttttaaagtttcagtataatttttatataagtacAATTTGTTCTACAGTTAACTAAGCAGAAATGATCCTTAATATGTGGTTGGACAATAATATAAAAGACCTTTACATTATCAGTAgtaaaatctaaatttataaacccacgatttttacttattttaattagcTTTGCAAGGAAGCTTGTTATGACATATTGTTGTTTGAATATGAACATGATTGATCTGTTTACCATGGGAGTCATAAATGGAGTTAAGAGGGTTTACCGCAAGTTCTCCAGACTTCATGATATCAACATCTGCATGGGCTCTTGTAACCATAAGCAGAAAAATGAGTTGGCTTGCTGTCACCAAAAGCAGAGAAGATAGAATGAAAACTCGGAAACGATGGCTTATGATCCGAAGATTCCTTCTCAATCTAAGGTGCTCCAGCAAGATTGACCCCACCTCAGTTTCTCGATGAAAAACTCGAGCAAAATCATCTAGTCTGAGTATTTGCAAGTAGCAGATAAGTCGAAAGAGGACACACACCAGGAAGAAAATGGAGGTTCTATAAAGCCAGGAACATAGCTCAAATGTGCACAGAATGATGCTGCTCACGTATATATTACCGTAATGTGGTATTTGTGATACTCCTGAGACGTACCACCATATCTTGTAGGCAAATTCTGCTATAAAACAGGGAAGCCCCCACCTCAAGATGAGCTTCATGGTTCCCTGCATAATGAGACCAAGTTAGCATGATCAATGTTGAATAATGAGAGTTATATTTATCCTCTAACAAGTGATCTTCTCAACTGATGTTCGTTGACCAGTGAATGTTCTTTAACAAACAGGTTATTCAACACTGCCTAAATATTTATCACATAAGACTGATAATGTAATTGCCAAAACAACATGATTGTGCTCCCTTTTGCATGCCAATTCTGAAATTGTTTTTTGCATGCCAATTCAGAGGATATGCTGATTAATTATTgcaaataaaagagagtttgactgtataaaaagtaaaagtatagTATTAATGAATGATATGTAGAAATTGGAAGAGAAATAGATATATTTGGTGGTATTGGTATATTTATACTTGAGTTGAAATTTGATAGTGTTACTTAAGCTTAAAAACTCATATCACGTAATCCTGTAGTCAGTGCTAATAAGAACATGTTTCATAGTAGtgttctttactttttttgCACTTCGGACACAAGCGTTTGTAATTGGGTGAgtcaaacaaaaaattgaacaaGGGACACTTCAGAATTGTTTATAGAACTCATACCAAAAAAAAAcgggaaaaggaaaaaagaggaaagagaaagaaacctGCATCTGTTCCGAGTACCCTCGTTGAATCTTGAGGCTTTCATCACCTAATTTATCAAGGAAGAGAAACTTGCTGAAGCCATATTTACGATCCCAGGAAGAAATACTGATAAAAGAGAGGGTTGCAAAGACGGAGAGAGAAATCTGAACTGGTATGTGGTACGGTCGACTATGATCTTGATCGCAGGTGGGGCAATCAAGTAGAAGGTGTGAAAGTATGGGCACAACAAAGGCCAAGGTGAAGAACACGGACCAAGAGAAAGCAGCTTTGCACACGTTGGAATGATCCACGTAAACCCATCTCAGGTATGATCTGAAGTTCTTCAATTCTGTTTTTCCATCAAGTGGTAGGAGCTCATCTTTGTTGTTCGGCAGGAAACTCCCTATTTCCTCTTCCATGGCCTCGAAATTGAAATCTAGGCATGCACTAGAATCAGATAAAAGGACATGGAACTAGAAGATCCAAAAGGGTATGAATGTGATTGTGTTGACAATTGTAATCTGAAGTACTGTAAGGGATCTTAATTTGGATGTAAATGGCGTCGCTTTCTCTGAACTCTTTACTTGTTTTCTAAAGTTTAAACTGCAACAATAATGCAATTTCTTGTGTCCCTCCTTTGAATATTTCATATTAGTTTAAGGTTTAGTATGGACTCTTTCAGAGGAATTTAATAGCTGAATGATCGCTGTGATCTTGATGTCAGTGTTACCAATCCCATTACTTTAACCATCATAGCTGTCATCCTATTTTAGTAAATCTGcaacagagaaaaaaattgacaaattgGCTTCGTTCCTGACTTTCTAATAAGAAATGTTGTTATTCAATCCAAATGGACTCATTTATGGGTTTGCCAACTCGCGAGCAATGTGGGACATGTCAAAACAGTTTCCGCGCGTTTGCTTCAGAAAATCAATTAgcaacatttttatttcttttaacgcacttttcaattaaaaaatactttctttttcattaatttgagattttaaaaataaatatttatgatagaCATATTGTAATAAGGACATAAACCTTAATCTAATAAATATGTATGATAGACATATTGTAATAAGGACATAAaccataatttaatatatatttatgatagaCATATTGTAATAAGGACATAAaccataatttaataaatatttatgatagaCATACGGTAATAAGGACATAAACaataatctaataaatatatatttatattgattaattttttttaagattaacggaaaaaaatttcaaaatagcattaattatgatttttttttgccaATTGATAAAAAAGGTCAAACAAAAAGTCCTAACCACTTATATAACCTAAATCAATGCCAATTATAATTGACATGAATTACGTATAATCTTAGGTAATGTTAATTTAGAAAAAGCTTCATACTTGTTtgtttatagttattttaaaccTGAATGATTGGGTTAATAGAAAGAGAGTAATTGTTGTTTGGTGCAAGGAACTTAGTTAGAAGACATGCAGGATCCAACCGCGTGAAAAGTGGCACGTAAAGACTGGTGTGTTCGGATTTGATCTTGATGAGAGCAATGAACAGCTCACAAATGTTTGTTGGGCGTTCCTGCAATAGACCACCACACACGTATACAAACTTGGAAATAATAAATCCTTTTCACAACTTGTTTATACCTACCATTGCCTGCCTCCAATTTTTGCCAACACTTTAACTTCCTTACGAAACCCTTTCTCAGTGTCCAATGCCAATTTTtcagtaaaataataaaactgaacatatatttttgtgatgatTCACCTATCAAACTtcaataaaattactttttatgatCCGTGCAGTATCTAAAATATTGGATTATATATACTTTACTCTCCAAACCTGTTCTACATCTTCagatataaaaagaagaaaaggctagaagaattattattattacctcATATATaactagttttaaatttttttttgacatataTTCTATGAACCCAAAGGTcgattaaactaaaattttccGCGAAAGGACAACGAAATACCGAATTTtgtaattgaaagaaaaaaacaaaataaggaaAACTGAGCAGAAAGAATATCCAATACAAGGGGCACGGGAACTCGCCGGAATTGCCGTAAATGCGGCATTTGATAAATCTAATGCCTCCGTGGACCTCTCACCCTGTCGTTCTCCTTTTTTCTATTCGACACCGTTAATTTCtcacacacactctctctctccctctcaaCCATGGCTGCGATTCTCTCTTCTTCACTCTTTGCTTCCTCCTGTCTCCCCAAACCAGTTTCTCATTCTCGAACTCATACCGCTTCATCACTTCTCAAGTTCGTAACCCTAACCTTCCTTCTTTCGTTCCTCTTTTTCAGTTTCATTCTCTGATTCCATATTCTCTAGGGCTCGCGCTTCTCTCCTTCAGGACAACGAGGAAAAAGTGATCGTGCAGGACTCCTTCCCCTCCAAATCATCTCCACTTCACACCACTAATGGAAAATCTTCTGTGGACTCAATTGGCACCTCTGCGTTTGAGAAAGGGATTATCAAGGTCGAACAATCGGTCAATATCTTTCTCACGGTAATTTCATTATCCTCTTTCAACTCTCAACTAAAATTCGCTGTCAGAATCAGTTAGTTACTGTTGTATTGTTGCGTATTCTTATTTATCGTTCAACATCTTACCAAAACATTTTAATCGAGTTCGTAAGAGTAAGACTATTTAGCAAGCGTCTTACGCAAGGTTTTAGAAAATGGTTGCAGTTTTGTCGGTTTTCTTGGTATTGAAGGAAACCGCACACAAATGAAGTTGATGTGGTCAAAATTGGACAACTTTGATGTTGGGCGGAAAACAGATAACCTTACACAGTCGAAATTTTTTTGACTCGTCAGTTCTGCTTTTGGGGATTGTTATTGTTACGAAGAAGGGTGTGAGTATTAGTtgttatttacttattttcagCTTGGCTGATAATTTCAGGATTCTGTGATAAAGATACTTGATACTCTGTACCATGATAGACACTACGCCAGGTTTTATGTGCTGGAGACTATTGCCAGGGTTCCTTACTTTGGTAAGTACTTGGAGTCCTTACTGCTACACTTgaatatccttttttttttttttaaattgaaactgTATGTTAGTTTTTGATTTTAATCTTAAGTTCACGACCATGTTTGGAACTTACAATATTTTAGCTATACTGTAGTAAAAATTACCAAGCTCTTTGAGCATCACAGTCAATTTTgaacttaatttatttgtaaatgtaTAGAGTCCCTGGGCATTTTCATTGTGACTTTTCGGTATTAAGTTTTGTGTATTGTTATCTATGGCAGCCTTTATGTCAGTTCTCCATATGTACGAGAGTTTTGGATGGTGGAGGCGGGCAGATTATCTGAAAGTACATTTTGCTGAGAGCTGGAATGAAATGCATCATTTACTCATCATGGAAGTACGATCTCTGCCAAAATATTTCATTCCAGCCTgcaaattttgttatttttccaTCCAacagttgttttgtttttagagGACCAGTAGTTGAATGTATtatgaatttatgaataaaCTTAACCGTTGGAGCAGAAGACCTATTGAAAGTAAGAGAAAATTGAGGAGATCAGCTTACCCATGCTTACTTTTGACAATGATAACTTGGTAGGGGAAAATGTTTTCAGCTGGCATGTTTTATTCCTTTTGTTTTTAGGGATAAAATATGATAGTTAAAGAATTCAGTATTTATCCTTTGTTCAGATAAAAGCTATTTATACTTTGTTCAAGCCCATCTTCAATGGATTGTAACAATTGGTCAGGAAGCTATGCTCATTTTTATCACCACAGCAAACATTGGTAACTGCTTTCTGAAAGTTGTTTTTAGGTACCAAATAACAGAACATGTTTTCTGCATAAATTTTCCACACAAATACTAGaaagtcaaacaaaaattaaaaatgaatatcagaaagttatttttaacattggtGTGCATCCATAGAGTGTTGcatttctaactattttttgttgGCTAAGTTTAGGAGAAGTCAATTTTGCCTCCTGTAATGGTtgtaattttctgttttattaaACTGTCGTGCAATGACAGTATCAACAAAGTGTAATGTCTTCAGAAAAAAGCTTTGTTTTTCCTGCACCAACCAACATACAATGTTTATCTgcactaaaattgaaaaatgttttcagGAAAGATATTTTTGGTATGACGAATGGGCccttaaaatgaaaatagaggGTAAAAGTATATTTCTTGGGGGAGGGGCCTTTGCAAGTTTTGTAGTTTCACATGCATTAGTTCTGACTCTATTTTTTATGTACTTTATTGCATGAGATGATAAGCTTGGTCGTCTGATTTCAGGAACTAGGAGGGAATGCTTGGTGGTTTGATCGGTTCCTTGCTCAGCATATAGcaatattttactatattatgACAGTTTTAATGTATGCAATAAGCCCAAGAATGGCATGTAAGTATTAAATGCTTGGATTTTGTTTAATTGCAGTTGCTGCTAGTGTTACATCTTTTAGTTTGTTGTTTGTATTATCTTTAAGTGATCATGTGAGGAGTTTTGAATACATCAAGTGAAAAGTTCCCAATTGCTTGATTGAAAATATAGGAGTTGCCTGCACATTGAGGAAACTTTTGCACCTACTCTTCCTTTACTACTTGTCACCAGTTGTTTACTTGGTTGTACCAGTAATAGTAGTAAAGGAAGAGTATCTGCAAAAAGTTTCCTCGACTCCCATATggctttttttttctcaggCATCTATACCCATATAAAAAGGGATATGATGTTTTAGGGTACAAATTTTGTATGTCCTATTTTACTCTTGTAACTATCATTGtgaatgattattttctttaaccTTCATTgtcactttttatttatttagtttttaaagaaTATAGAGTCATGGAGTGCCTCGTTTTCCCTAAtaactgataaaaaaaagagataaacaGAAGATATTAAACTGTAATAAGGAGCTTAAAACAACCAAAGTAACAGTTCAGCACAAACAACAAGAATGGAGAAACTGACCTTGGTTGCCTTTtctaaattatcaatatatagTCACCATGTTTGATTGAATAATATTCTACTGTTAGTTACTTGGAAGCTTGGTTCTTGAATTATTGATTCTGTGAATGGTTTATTCTGCCGCAGATCACTTTTCTGAATGTGTAGAGAGTCATGCATTTGAAACATATGACAAATTTATCAAGGTCCAAGGAGGTATTATGGAtatttcttgtcttttttttttttcatttatgtttttattctttgtttatAGTTGGTTTTATGCTTTTCTCATTCAGGTCTGGAAAACCATTGGGTCATACTTGCTCATTGGTCATGATTATTTGATACGATAATTAATTATAGATCAGAAAAGCAGTTAGCCCGTAGCATAGATTAATATTGACAGGCTGTGGTTATTCTAGCTTTATGTGAATgcttacatttttcattttccgcCTTGGACTAACTTGGGCTTGAAATCACCTTAGTTGTTGTATAAGCCAACAGATAAATGATactgaattttttattcaagCATAATATATTAGtgattttatttgatgaatGTTCCGTATTAGATTGTTCCTTTCCTTCCCATACCCATTTTATTGTGTCTATTTGTGCCAGGTGCTTAAATAACTCTAACATGGTTTGGTAAATTTTTTGCAGAGGAATTGAAAAAAATGCCGCCTCCTGAGATTGCTGTGAAATATTATACAGGAGATGACTTGTATTTATTTGGTaagcttttataatttttctcttttatgaaCTAGGGTTTCTTCTGGAGGAAAAACCTGGAATTCTCACTTCACA
Above is a genomic segment from Vigna radiata var. radiata cultivar VC1973A chromosome 10, Vradiata_ver6, whole genome shotgun sequence containing:
- the LOC106774585 gene encoding uncharacterized protein LOC106774585 is translated as MEEEIGSFLPNNKDELLPLDGKTELKNFRSYLRWVYVDHSNVCKAAFSWSVFFTLAFVVPILSHLLLDCPTCDQDHSRPYHIPVQISLSVFATLSFISISSWDRKYGFSKFLFLDKLGDESLKIQRGYSEQMQGTMKLILRWGLPCFIAEFAYKIWWYVSGVSQIPHYGNIYVSSIILCTFELCSWLYRTSIFFLVCVLFRLICYLQILRLDDFARVFHRETEVGSILLEHLRLRRNLRIISHRFRVFILSSLLLVTASQLIFLLMVTRAHADVDIMKSGELALVSITLVSGLFLLLRGATKITHKAHSVTGLAAKWHICATINSFDNIEGETPTTAQAISAQATAANISWGSSDDEVGDEEDELDNTKLLPIYTQTISFHKRQALVTYLENNRAGITVFGFMLDRSWLHSIFGIQLALCLWLLNKTIGV
- the LOC106774530 gene encoding ubiquinol oxidase 4, chloroplastic/chromoplastic isoform X2; translated protein: MAAILSSSLFASSCLPKPVSHSRTHTASSLLKARASLLQDNEEKVIVQDSFPSKSSPLHTTNGKSSVDSIGTSAFEKGIIKVEQSVNIFLTDSVIKILDTLYHDRHYARFYVLETIARVPYFAFMSVLHMYESFGWWRRADYLKVHFAESWNEMHHLLIMEELGGNAWWFDRFLAQHIAIFYYIMTVLMYAISPRMAYHFSECVESHAFETYDKFIKVQGEELKKMPPPEIAVKYYTGDDLYLFDNLYDVFLNIRDDEAEHCKTMKACQIHGNLRSPHSYAEDDDDVSACALEVDCEGIVDCLKKSVNPDPAKVK
- the LOC106774530 gene encoding ubiquinol oxidase 4, chloroplastic/chromoplastic isoform X1 produces the protein MAAILSSSLFASSCLPKPVSHSRTHTASSLLKARASLLQDNEEKVIVQDSFPSKSSPLHTTNGKSSVDSIGTSAFEKGIIKVEQSVNIFLTDSVIKILDTLYHDRHYARFYVLETIARVPYFAFMSVLHMYESFGWWRRADYLKVHFAESWNEMHHLLIMEELGGNAWWFDRFLAQHIAIFYYIMTVLMYAISPRMAYHFSECVESHAFETYDKFIKVQGEELKKMPPPEIAVKYYTGDDLYLFDEFQTSRVPNSRRPKIDNLYDVFLNIRDDEAEHCKTMKACQIHGNLRSPHSYAEDDDDVSACALEVDCEGIVDCLKKSVNPDPAKVK